A portion of the Atribacterota bacterium genome contains these proteins:
- a CDS encoding NADH:flavin oxidoreductase, with protein sequence MRKLFDKTSINQMELKNRFVRSATWEGLANPDGSCSEKVAAMMEELALGQVALIISSHAYINPEGKGNNGQLGMHDDSLIASYQKMVQVVQEKGSKMILQISHAGGRAIGQNPYGPSQTNIPGYKCREITLAEIAKIIHDFKKAALRARKAGFDGIQIHAAHGFLLSQFLSPFFNKRKDYYGGSIENRARIILEIVQIIRSELGNRFVIMIKINSDDFIDSGFQPEEMVQVSELLEKAGLDALEMSGGTSIGKYSSHRVKKDVLKGNEVYYRDAAKLFKKKINIPLILVGGIRSYEVARELIEDDLADYVSLSRPLIREPYLIRRWQSGDTRRAACISCNKCFTPAREGKGLYYMLDK encoded by the coding sequence ATGAGAAAATTATTCGATAAAACAAGCATTAATCAGATGGAACTAAAAAACAGATTTGTAAGGAGTGCCACCTGGGAAGGTTTAGCCAATCCGGATGGTTCATGCAGTGAGAAGGTCGCTGCTATGATGGAAGAGCTGGCATTAGGTCAGGTAGCATTAATAATAAGTAGCCATGCTTATATTAATCCCGAAGGGAAGGGTAATAATGGTCAATTGGGAATGCATGACGATAGTCTTATAGCCAGCTATCAAAAAATGGTCCAGGTAGTTCAGGAAAAAGGAAGTAAGATGATTTTACAGATTAGCCATGCTGGCGGAAGGGCAATAGGCCAAAATCCCTATGGGCCTTCACAGACTAACATCCCAGGCTATAAATGCAGGGAAATTACTTTAGCTGAGATTGCTAAGATTATTCATGATTTTAAGAAGGCAGCTTTAAGAGCAAGAAAAGCAGGTTTTGATGGTATTCAAATACATGCAGCACATGGATTTTTATTAAGCCAGTTTCTTTCTCCCTTTTTTAATAAAAGGAAGGATTATTATGGTGGAAGCATTGAAAACAGGGCTCGTATAATTTTAGAAATTGTTCAAATTATCAGGTCAGAATTGGGTAATAGATTTGTAATTATGATAAAAATCAATTCTGACGATTTTATAGATAGTGGTTTTCAACCAGAAGAAATGGTTCAAGTTTCAGAATTGCTGGAAAAAGCAGGCTTAGATGCTCTAGAAATGAGTGGAGGTACTTCAATAGGCAAGTATTCCTCTCACAGGGTAAAAAAAGATGTATTAAAGGGTAATGAGGTTTATTATCGTGATGCTGCTAAGTTATTTAAGAAAAAAATAAATATCCCCTTAATATTGGTGGGCGGAATTCGTTCTTATGAGGTAGCCAGAGAATTAATTGAAGATGATTTAGCGGATTATGTTTCTTTAAGCCGTCCCTTAATCAGGGAACCATATTTAATCAGACGCTGGCAATCAGGAGATACCAGAAGGGCTGCCTGTATTTCCTGTAATAAGTGTTTTACTCCTGCCCGAGAAGGCAAAGGTTTATATTATATGCTGGATAAGTAA
- a CDS encoding methyltransferase domain-containing protein, whose protein sequence is MAQVYGKPFAKVYNQLWGTFAQKVAKPIMKFYQQQEISKTNKNVLDICCGTGQLALEFLKENYYVLGVDLSPYMLFYALKNNKEFIKKGLAEFRAANASDFSLETKFGLAISSYDAINHLEGTPLIKNCFQCVYNSVVRKGYFVFDLNTRLGLERWNSININESKKFLLIIKGVFDRENNRAITRASGFIKEEDSNLYSPFEEVVYNYAYDMSEIRKLLKSTGWRNIYFAGINNLNIKIKNPEEEERVFIIAQK, encoded by the coding sequence ATGGCTCAGGTATATGGAAAGCCTTTCGCTAAAGTATACAATCAATTGTGGGGGACATTTGCCCAAAAAGTAGCAAAACCAATAATGAAATTTTACCAACAACAGGAGATTTCAAAAACAAATAAAAATGTTCTAGATATATGTTGTGGTACCGGTCAATTGGCTCTAGAATTTTTAAAGGAAAATTATTATGTCCTGGGAGTTGATCTCTCACCTTATATGCTCTTCTATGCCCTTAAGAATAACAAAGAATTTATCAAGAAAGGTTTAGCTGAATTTAGAGCAGCAAATGCCTCCGATTTTTCTCTGGAAACCAAATTCGGTCTGGCAATATCCAGTTATGACGCCATAAACCACCTGGAAGGAACGCCCTTGATAAAAAATTGTTTTCAATGTGTATATAATAGTGTGGTGAGAAAAGGTTATTTTGTTTTTGATTTGAATACCAGGCTAGGTCTGGAGAGATGGAATAGTATCAATATCAATGAATCAAAAAAATTCTTGTTAATAATAAAAGGAGTTTTTGACAGAGAAAATAACAGGGCAATTACCAGGGCTTCTGGCTTTATAAAAGAGGAAGATAGCAATCTGTATAGCCCTTTTGAAGAGGTTGTGTATAACTATGCTTATGATATGTCGGAAATAAGAAAATTATTAAAATCAACCGGCTGGAGAAATATCTATTTTGCCGGTATTAATAATCTAAATATTAAGATTAAAAATCCTGAGGAAGAGGAAAGAGTTTTTATTATTGCCCAAAAATAA
- a CDS encoding DUF401 family protein — protein MWEFLVVIVSFLSIPLLNKKKIQIGIAICICAVLMAFLGGLGLLDIKEVIFSTFFDMTKVERYIVVLEIGILGVLLKEYKIIDEVIRYIVEVIKNKKIVLMSIPALVGLLSVPGGAIISVPFVDKLGDESNLSSNQKAIVNLIYRHIAMHILPYTIGFLVVTSLVPQISIYKFIGFNFIFVILYVTIGYFLYLRKVENNNILSANPVLPNLLKLLIYTAPVYLAVLLNMFFHIPFYIGIIANLLVIYFLRPRKTFFRDIARAFNIRILLALIGVYLIQGVIGKIESISSLLSLIFNNPRTIMLGIIFTSFFFGLTTGFQPTALGVVLPILITLPISESQLLLYCHFTFMWSFLGYFFSPLHLCQLFTCEYLKISTIDLYKDYWKFFLYLVALLIIDYFILGLLLK, from the coding sequence ATGTGGGAATTTCTTGTTGTTATCGTTTCTTTTTTAAGTATTCCTTTATTGAATAAAAAGAAGATACAGATTGGTATAGCTATTTGTATTTGTGCAGTTCTTATGGCTTTCCTAGGGGGATTGGGATTGTTAGATATTAAAGAAGTGATTTTTTCTACATTTTTTGATATGACTAAAGTGGAAAGATATATAGTGGTTCTAGAAATAGGTATTCTGGGTGTTCTGCTCAAGGAATATAAGATTATAGATGAAGTTATTAGGTATATCGTTGAAGTAATTAAGAATAAAAAAATAGTGCTCATGTCTATTCCTGCCCTGGTAGGCTTGCTTTCCGTACCAGGAGGGGCTATTATTTCTGTTCCTTTTGTTGATAAGCTGGGAGATGAATCGAATTTATCAAGCAATCAGAAGGCTATTGTTAATTTGATTTATCGACATATCGCAATGCACATTTTACCTTATACTATCGGTTTTTTGGTTGTGACCTCTCTCGTACCACAGATTTCGATTTATAAGTTCATAGGTTTTAATTTTATCTTTGTTATATTATATGTTACCATAGGTTATTTCTTGTATTTAAGAAAAGTAGAAAACAATAATATTCTATCAGCAAATCCTGTCTTGCCAAATCTATTAAAATTACTTATTTATACTGCACCGGTCTATTTAGCGGTACTTTTAAATATGTTTTTCCATATCCCATTTTACATTGGAATAATAGCTAATTTGTTAGTCATATATTTTCTTCGACCGAGGAAGACTTTTTTCCGGGATATTGCCCGAGCGTTTAATATAAGAATATTATTAGCATTGATCGGTGTTTATTTAATTCAAGGTGTTATCGGGAAAATAGAATCCATCTCTTCCTTACTTTCCTTAATTTTTAATAATCCCCGGACTATTATGCTGGGTATTATTTTTACTTCCTTCTTCTTTGGACTAACCACTGGTTTTCAACCAACAGCACTGGGAGTGGTACTGCCAATTTTAATAACACTGCCTATTTCAGAAAGTCAACTATTACTCTATTGTCATTTCACTTTCATGTGGTCTTTTCTTGGCTATTTTTTCTCACCGTTACACTTATGTCAGCTATTTACATGTGAGTACCTGAAGATTTCTACCATAGATCTTTACAAAGATTATTGGAAATTTTTTCTCTACCTGGTTGCTCTTCTGATAATAGATTATTTTATCCTGGGTTTATTGCTAAAATAA
- a CDS encoding MFS transporter, with product MIKDKKNMQLKINLWGHAYNDSYLFIIPLLLPFLRQEFFFTYFQSGLILAIHVALRSIFSLVFGLLGERFNHRHLFISFGFTLSSIFLGSIVWISHLPFVITILLLMAISVSTFHPLATVMIGENAAPGKKGQYLSLFNVAGTLGISIISLMFSWLVQLWGWRIACLAISLPGFILSWGYSKLKNDKSNVDIKEERLTQRICFLIYFISYAFRGLGIWAILSFLPVYATDFIGLTPGMSALFASIYFAGELFGSLGISKILDRINSLKLIIVATIFSSLLILALTSSTLPSNMVIILVTIGLLQGCIYPSQHTWLTKVSSNQTRGKLFGFVFFIEGLSSTIAPFLYGWLADKLGLVYAYRLASIPFFISFLLYIILHFTTKKSITT from the coding sequence GTGATTAAAGATAAGAAAAATATGCAACTAAAAATAAATTTATGGGGTCATGCTTATAATGATTCTTATCTCTTTATTATTCCCTTATTATTACCATTTTTACGTCAGGAATTTTTCTTCACCTATTTTCAATCAGGACTTATCCTGGCAATTCATGTAGCTTTACGCTCTATTTTTTCACTGGTATTTGGCTTATTGGGAGAACGATTCAATCATAGACACCTTTTTATTTCCTTTGGTTTTACCCTGTCATCTATTTTTTTAGGCAGCATCGTCTGGATCAGCCACCTTCCTTTCGTGATTACCATACTCTTACTTATGGCTATTAGTGTTTCTACTTTTCACCCTCTGGCAACAGTCATGATAGGTGAAAATGCTGCTCCTGGAAAAAAAGGTCAATATCTCAGTTTGTTTAATGTAGCTGGCACTCTTGGCATATCCATAATAAGTCTAATGTTTAGCTGGCTTGTTCAGCTCTGGGGCTGGAGGATAGCATGTCTGGCTATATCTCTCCCGGGATTTATTCTATCCTGGGGATACTCAAAACTAAAAAATGACAAATCAAATGTTGATATCAAAGAAGAGCGATTAACTCAAAGAATCTGCTTTCTTATCTATTTTATAAGTTATGCTTTTCGTGGATTGGGAATATGGGCAATACTCTCTTTCCTGCCAGTCTATGCAACAGATTTTATTGGTTTAACACCTGGCATGTCTGCCTTGTTTGCCAGTATTTATTTTGCTGGTGAACTTTTCGGAAGCTTAGGTATCAGTAAAATACTCGACCGGATTAATTCTCTTAAGCTAATTATCGTTGCCACAATTTTTTCATCCTTATTAATCCTGGCCCTTACTTCTTCTACTCTTCCGTCTAATATGGTTATAATATTGGTAACAATTGGGTTACTGCAGGGATGTATCTACCCTTCACAACATACCTGGCTAACCAAGGTTAGCTCTAATCAAACCCGGGGGAAACTCTTTGGTTTTGTTTTTTTTATAGAAGGATTATCTTCTACTATCGCACCTTTCCTCTATGGCTGGCTTGCTGATAAACTTGGTCTGGTCTATGCCTATCGTCTGGCTTCTATCCCCTTTTTTATTAGTTTTCTACTATATATCATTTTGCACTTCACTACAAAAAAATCTATTACTACCTGA
- a CDS encoding AIR synthase family protein — translation MKKKLPLGKLDFSLLERLLGKYQSKTDSRVIIGPKLGEDAAVIDFPDRYLVAKTDPITFATEEIGWYAVQVNANDIATRGAVPKWFQATILLPENKTTEELVANIFSQIQNACEELNITIIGGHTEVSYNLDRPIIVGCMLGEVEKHKLVSTSGAKPGDAIILTKGIVIEGTVIIAREKKEELEARGYQKNFIQRCQNYLYNPGLSVIKEALLANNMEVHAMHDPTEGGLAAGLYEIVQASGVGLLVEREKIPILEEAKILCKEYSLDPLRTITSGTLLIVTSLKSSQKIITLLEENKIKASLIGEIKEQRFGLKIATGGIWQDLKISAKDEITKIFA, via the coding sequence ATGAAAAAGAAATTACCACTGGGGAAACTGGATTTTTCATTACTGGAAAGATTGCTGGGAAAATATCAGAGTAAAACCGATTCGAGGGTAATAATTGGTCCAAAATTAGGAGAAGATGCAGCCGTTATTGACTTTCCTGATAGGTATCTGGTGGCTAAAACAGATCCCATTACTTTTGCTACAGAGGAGATTGGCTGGTATGCTGTTCAGGTGAATGCTAATGATATTGCCACCAGAGGAGCAGTGCCCAAGTGGTTTCAAGCCACCATACTTCTGCCAGAAAACAAGACCACCGAAGAACTTGTTGCAAATATTTTTTCCCAAATACAAAATGCATGTGAGGAACTAAATATAACAATAATTGGGGGGCATACTGAGGTCAGTTACAATTTAGACCGACCTATTATTGTAGGCTGTATGCTGGGAGAAGTAGAAAAGCACAAGCTTGTTTCCACTTCGGGAGCGAAACCAGGTGATGCCATTATTTTGACCAAGGGTATTGTCATTGAAGGGACCGTAATTATTGCCAGAGAGAAAAAGGAAGAATTAGAAGCAAGGGGATATCAGAAGAACTTTATTCAAAGGTGTCAGAACTATCTATATAATCCTGGCCTTTCTGTAATAAAAGAAGCATTACTGGCCAATAATATGGAAGTTCACGCTATGCATGATCCCACTGAAGGAGGTTTGGCTGCCGGTCTTTATGAGATTGTTCAGGCTTCCGGGGTTGGTCTATTGGTGGAGAGAGAAAAGATACCGATTTTAGAAGAAGCAAAGATACTATGTAAAGAATATAGTCTGGATCCCTTAAGAACAATTACCTCCGGAACCCTGCTTATCGTCACATCTCTAAAAAGTTCCCAGAAAATCATTACTCTATTAGAAGAAAATAAAATTAAGGCTTCTTTAATAGGTGAAATAAAAGAACAAAGATTTGGTTTGAAGATAGCGACTGGTGGTATCTGGCAAGACTTAAAAATTTCTGCTAAAGATGAAATTACCAAAATTTTTGCCTGA
- a CDS encoding IclR family transcriptional regulator, with amino-acid sequence MKNNTQRKIEGKERLSTLERAIKVLEYLETSQDKSRLSDIADTLGIPFGTTFNILRTLERYNLIDRNSSTKQYRLGFKLFQLGNHVDYIRELREVSLPFMRELTRESGETSHLGILFEESLYFLEIIESPFTKKTRAIVGTSLPLHAPAVGKVLLSFQPEEERKKLLDSIDLPKFTTHTIIERGKLKEEVELVVNQGYAVDNEEVFLGTTCIAAPIFNSSKKICAALGITGDSSRINKNKSALVNIIQHEALNISFKLGYQLT; translated from the coding sequence ATGAAGAACAATACCCAGCGTAAAATTGAAGGTAAAGAGAGATTATCTACCCTAGAAAGGGCGATTAAGGTATTAGAATATCTGGAGACTTCTCAAGACAAAAGTAGATTATCAGATATTGCCGATACTCTCGGTATTCCTTTCGGTACCACTTTTAATATCTTAAGAACCTTAGAACGATATAACCTGATTGATCGTAACAGTTCTACCAAACAGTATAGACTTGGTTTTAAACTATTTCAGCTGGGCAATCATGTAGATTATATCAGGGAATTACGAGAAGTGTCTTTGCCCTTTATGCGAGAGCTTACCAGAGAAAGTGGTGAGACCTCCCATCTTGGTATCTTATTTGAAGAATCTTTATACTTTCTAGAGATAATCGAAAGCCCTTTTACCAAAAAGACAAGAGCCATAGTTGGTACCAGCTTACCTTTGCATGCTCCCGCAGTAGGTAAGGTATTACTATCATTTCAGCCAGAAGAAGAGAGAAAGAAATTGTTAGATAGTATTGATTTACCCAAATTTACTACCCATACCATTATAGAGAGGGGAAAACTGAAGGAAGAGGTGGAGTTGGTAGTTAATCAGGGTTATGCAGTAGATAATGAAGAAGTTTTTTTAGGAACTACCTGTATCGCTGCTCCAATTTTTAATTCTTCAAAAAAAATATGTGCTGCCTTGGGTATAACAGGGGATTCCAGCCGTATCAATAAAAACAAATCTGCTTTGGTTAATATTATTCAGCATGAGGCATTGAATATATCTTTTAAATTAGGATACCAGCTAACTTAG
- a CDS encoding TRAP transporter substrate-binding protein, with translation MFKKIFTILFILIVLILGGVVLSASAQEYTWSLASVLPETHPVHGALVYFADQVAEETNNRVKINVYGGGQLGQEKDYIEGIQLGTIDITKVSSAPLGQFSTSLQVVSLPFIWRNLEHQHTVLRGPVGEKLMADLEENNFKGLAFYDAGFRNVTTKTKPIKVPADLKGLKIRVMESAPLIDTINAFGATAVPMGQSEVYVALQQNVIDGWENNEPTVISFNMQEVCPYYSYTRHTSIPDILIMRKDLFDSVPADIQEGIMIAVEKSIPYQNQKWADFVGEAIKQLEEKGMMFNEVDDITEFQEIVQPIYEKYGQTIGMDLIDSIASY, from the coding sequence ATGTTTAAAAAAATATTTACCATTTTATTTATTCTGATTGTTTTAATACTTGGTGGTGTTGTTTTATCTGCTTCGGCTCAGGAATATACCTGGTCTTTAGCCTCTGTATTACCGGAAACTCATCCTGTACATGGCGCTCTGGTTTACTTTGCGGATCAGGTAGCTGAAGAAACCAATAATCGGGTCAAGATTAATGTATATGGTGGGGGACAGTTAGGGCAGGAGAAGGATTATATTGAAGGGATTCAGCTTGGCACTATTGATATTACCAAAGTTTCATCAGCTCCACTGGGTCAGTTTTCTACATCACTACAGGTTGTTAGCTTACCCTTTATCTGGAGGAACTTAGAACATCAACATACTGTTCTTAGGGGACCGGTGGGAGAAAAATTAATGGCCGATTTAGAGGAAAATAATTTTAAAGGACTCGCTTTTTACGATGCAGGCTTCCGGAATGTTACCACTAAAACAAAACCCATCAAAGTACCAGCTGATCTTAAAGGATTAAAAATTCGCGTTATGGAGAGCGCTCCCTTAATTGATACCATTAATGCCTTCGGTGCTACAGCCGTACCAATGGGTCAATCCGAGGTATATGTTGCTTTGCAACAGAATGTAATCGATGGCTGGGAAAATAATGAACCGACGGTCATATCATTTAATATGCAGGAAGTTTGCCCCTATTATTCTTACACCAGGCATACTTCCATTCCCGATATTTTAATTATGAGAAAAGACCTTTTTGACTCCGTACCAGCTGATATACAAGAAGGTATAATGATAGCAGTGGAAAAGTCCATTCCCTATCAAAATCAAAAATGGGCTGATTTTGTAGGTGAAGCCATAAAGCAATTAGAAGAGAAGGGCATGATGTTCAATGAGGTTGATGACATTACCGAATTTCAAGAAATTGTTCAGCCTATTTATGAGAAATATGGCCAAACTATAGGTATGGATTTGATTGACTCTATTGCGAGCTATTAA
- a CDS encoding TRAP transporter small permease, which yields MLEKIINLFNKLECVITRITAIMIILLSILVSWQVFARYVLNTGQFWAEEVSITTMMWIAFLGASGGIWTNSHIGLRFFIGLLPDKVKKIINIINFLIISIFSLLLFNYGIILVQKTMSGRLSATNIPIGYAYVIIPISTAFMVIFSLCKSFHALLTFLQEYKVK from the coding sequence ATGTTAGAGAAGATTATAAATTTATTTAACAAGCTTGAATGTGTTATCACCAGAATAACAGCTATTATGATTATCTTGTTGTCTATTTTAGTAAGCTGGCAGGTTTTCGCTCGGTATGTATTAAATACTGGGCAATTCTGGGCTGAAGAAGTATCCATAACTACCATGATGTGGATTGCCTTTCTGGGAGCATCTGGTGGGATCTGGACTAATTCACATATTGGTTTAAGATTTTTTATAGGGCTATTGCCAGATAAAGTAAAAAAAATAATTAATATTATAAATTTTTTAATTATTAGTATTTTTTCACTGTTATTATTTAATTATGGAATTATTTTAGTTCAAAAAACAATGAGCGGCAGATTATCAGCTACAAATATTCCTATCGGCTATGCCTATGTAATTATTCCCATATCAACTGCTTTCATGGTGATTTTTTCTTTGTGTAAAAGTTTTCATGCACTATTGACATTTTTACAAGAATATAAAGTAAAATAG
- a CDS encoding TRAP transporter large permease, with protein MSPILVLALSFVILLLIGVPISFCLAVSAMLTTWSMELPPVMVAQRIAAGVQSFPLIAIPLFVLAGSIMAKGGVAKRIVDFAYIIVGPFRGGLAMVNCVESMFFGGVSGSAIADISSTGPIMIPMMEKKGYDRNFATALTVTSAVQGIIIPPSHNMVIFAMSAGGVSVARLFLAGYFPGIMIGIGLMITSYIIALKRNYPSEKRPPLKESLKITFEGLLSIMAAFIIVGGIAFGIFTATEASAIAVLYAAFLGIFIYKEIKLKDLWPLAIESVKTIACVLFLIGSASAFGWVITYLKIPTIVTNFFLGLTSSPFIILLLINLLLLILGMIMDVAPLIVIVTPVILPVVQTLGMSAETFGIVLLINLGIGLTTPPVGAGLFAGCAIGKITMEEATKAILVFWPSMLIALLLVTFIPWLTMFLPNLIR; from the coding sequence ATGTCTCCGATATTAGTTTTAGCGTTATCTTTTGTTATTTTATTGCTGATAGGAGTGCCCATCTCTTTTTGCCTGGCAGTTTCGGCAATGTTAACTACCTGGAGTATGGAATTACCCCCGGTTATGGTTGCTCAAAGGATAGCAGCTGGTGTACAGTCTTTTCCCTTGATTGCTATACCACTTTTTGTTTTAGCTGGCTCTATTATGGCCAAAGGTGGAGTTGCTAAAAGAATTGTCGATTTTGCCTATATTATTGTAGGACCTTTTCGTGGTGGACTGGCTATGGTTAACTGTGTAGAATCCATGTTTTTTGGCGGAGTTTCCGGATCTGCAATTGCGGATATTTCTTCCACTGGTCCGATTATGATACCTATGATGGAGAAGAAAGGCTATGACCGGAATTTTGCAACCGCTTTAACTGTTACCTCAGCAGTGCAGGGGATAATTATACCTCCCAGTCACAATATGGTCATTTTTGCCATGTCGGCTGGTGGTGTTTCAGTAGCTCGACTCTTTCTAGCAGGATACTTTCCTGGTATAATGATAGGTATTGGGCTTATGATAACCAGTTACATTATTGCCTTAAAGAGAAATTACCCGAGCGAAAAGAGGCCTCCCTTAAAAGAATCACTTAAAATAACTTTTGAGGGATTGCTAAGCATTATGGCTGCTTTTATTATTGTGGGAGGTATTGCTTTTGGCATATTTACTGCCACTGAAGCTTCTGCCATAGCAGTACTATATGCAGCTTTCCTTGGTATTTTTATCTACAAGGAGATAAAACTTAAAGATTTATGGCCTTTGGCAATCGAAAGTGTAAAAACAATTGCCTGTGTACTTTTTCTAATAGGATCTGCTTCCGCCTTTGGGTGGGTGATTACTTATTTAAAAATTCCAACCATAGTGACTAACTTCTTTTTGGGGCTAACAAGTAGTCCTTTTATAATTCTATTATTAATAAACCTATTATTGCTTATACTTGGTATGATTATGGATGTTGCTCCCTTAATCGTTATTGTTACGCCAGTGATATTGCCAGTTGTACAGACGCTTGGTATGAGTGCGGAAACATTTGGCATAGTACTATTAATCAATCTGGGAATAGGCTTAACAACGCCACCTGTTGGTGCTGGTCTTTTTGCTGGCTGTGCCATAGGAAAAATTACCATGGAAGAGGCAACAAAAGCAATACTCGTTTTCTGGCCATCAATGCTAATTGCTCTTTTATTGGTTACGTTTATTCCCTGGCTTACAATGTTTTTACCAAATCTGATAAGATAA